One Silene latifolia isolate original U9 population chromosome 4, ASM4854445v1, whole genome shotgun sequence DNA segment encodes these proteins:
- the LOC141651445 gene encoding uncharacterized protein LOC141651445: MNLLRLNFRGLGNPDAVGALRNLIRREAPAIVFLCETKLSGVEFRKIRGCIVEYDGVEVDNVGRSGGLACLWRKGIQCVLRSASVHHMDFSVSIGELSWILISFYGSPGIAERHLSWQLLRELAAQDNDPWVCIGDYNEVLFSTEMKGGDRAHWQMNNFRDAVDGCGLRDVAYERYMFTYDNGQADGANGQSRIDRAMANEEEGRRKLFRFEQIWVGESGCEEAIRRSWDVGDGDLFSANDSCARELKKWKRVSIGKILRDISVKRKKLKRLNEGPRDAHSVKERKKLVAEIANLLRQEEIFWKQRSRNMWLKEGDQNTKFFHRKASQRRERNHIANIVDGEGRVWVGREDVSRVAVNYFAGIFSSGQPPISKTFSMV, encoded by the exons ATGAATCTTTTGAGGCTTAACTTCAGAGGATTGGGCAACCCCGATGCAGTAGGTGCTTTACGAAACCTCATTAGGAGGGAAGCCCCCGCTATAGTTTTTCTTTGTGAAACTAAACTTAGCGGTGTAGAATTTAGGAAGATTAGAGGATGTATAGTGGAGTATGACGGAGTAGAGGTGGACAATGTGGGGAGATCGGGAGGTCTGGCCTGCTTGTGGCGGAAGGGGATTCAATGTGTGTTACGGTCGGCGTCGGTTCATCATATGGACTTCTCTGTTTCCATAGGAGAACTATCTTGGATATTAATAAGTTTCTATGGGTCGCCTGGGATTGCTGAGAGGCATCTCTCGTGGCAGCTACTTCGAGAGTTGGCAGCGCAAGATAATGATCCATGGGTTTGTATAGGTGATTATAATGAAGTGCTCTTTTCGACGGAAATGAAAGGGGGTGATCGAGCGCATTGGCAAATGAACAATTTTAGGGATGCAGTGGATGGGTGTGGCTTACGGGATGTGGCTTATGAGAGGTATATGTTCACTTATGATAATGGGCAAGCGGATGGTGCGAATGGACAAAGTAGAATTGATAGAGCTATGGCGAATGAG GAAGAGGGTCGGAGGAAGTTGTTTCGTTTCGAGCAAATTTGGGTGGGCGAGTCGGGCTGTGAAGAAGCTATTAGACGGTCGTGGGATGTAGGGGATGGGGATCTCTTTTCTGCTAATGATAGTTGCGCTCGGGAATTGAAGAAATGGAAAAGGGTAAGCATTGGCAAGATTCTAAGAGACATAAGTGTCAAACGGAAAAAATTGAAGAGACTTAACGAAGGCCCCCGAGATGCACACTCAGTTAAAGAACGGAAGAAACTTGTGGCTGAGATTGCTAACTTGCTAAGACAAGAGGAGATTTTTTGGAAGCAAAGGTCGCGGAATATGTGGCTTAAAGAAGGGGATCAAAATACGAAGTTTTTCCACAGGAAGGCGAGCCAACGACGGGAGCGAAACCATATTGCTAATATCGTGGACGGTGAGGGTCGCGTTTGGGTGGGCAGGGAGGATGTCTCGAGGGTAGCTGTTAATTATTTTGCAGGGATTTTCTCCTCGGGGCAGCCACCAATTTCGAAGACCTTCTCGATGGTGTAG